A single window of Labeo rohita strain BAU-BD-2019 chromosome 4, IGBB_LRoh.1.0, whole genome shotgun sequence DNA harbors:
- the epyc gene encoding epiphycan isoform X1: protein MVTLRLMWGLLVLCVVAASPRRYARQAELDKYDNNNVDLDLNPDGDDSYDYYDGIDEPQIEIGTLSPDEDIDPSHHASLEEEEEEVEHEERRTVEGREDKEIPIKPQLIPSGSGESGTLMGPSAQGEEELRLTPIDILQISGDISGSGDLGSGDLLDDKASGSGEPLGSGGSGASGDISGSVDSEDLGSGDSGLSGSGIILISGGEEELHVTLETIPHEASGDFEESGISWVSGASGLPEVSGEPSASGVLDVSEEPVVSGVLEISGEPGASGVPEVSGESGASGVTELSGEPGISGVPEISGEPGVPEISGEPGASGVPEISGESGISGVPEASGESGISGVPEVSGESRTFTMIEVSGESGTSGVPEVSGESGMSGMPEVSGESGTSGMPEMSGESGTSGMPEVSGEPVISGVPEESGEPVISGVPEESGEPVISGLPEVSGEPVISGVPEESGEPVISGVPEESGEPVISGVPEESGEPEISLLPVVPEKPGPFDEFEESKVPEEAKRPDDTLESGESGIPEESGVTEAPVVTTEILIPDLDEEEEILLTTPTTPLEGTGGDIGSGIPDIDRDIDTDVTGMGTCMLCTCLVGSVYCDDLRLDRVPPLSKETTHFYARYNKIARISKSDFANLNKLKRIDLTSNGISRIDDDAFFGLPALQELILRENSIRQLPALPPFMTLIDASHNQLGSTGIQREAFKDMPGLLYLYLTDNNIDHIPVPLPDSLRSLHLQNNNIQMMHEDTFCNPHDLNYIRNALEDVRLDGNPINLSRTPQAYICLPRIPVGALI from the exons ATGGTAACGCTGAGGTTGATGTGGGGACTCCTGGTCCTGTGTGTGGTGGCAGCCTCTCCCCGCCGATACGCCAGACAAGCAGAACTAGATAAATATGACAACAACAATGTGGATTTAGACCTGAATCCGGATGGCGATGATTCCTATGACTATTACGATGGAATTGATGAACCGCAG ATAGAGATTGGCACCTTGAGCCCTGATGAGGATATTGATCCTTCACATCATGCCTCActggaggaggaagaagaggaggtGGAGCATGAAGAACGGAGGACAGTTGAGGGGAGAGAAGACAAGGAAATACCCATAAAGCCTCAGCTTATTCCATCAGGGTCTGGGGAGTCAGGGACTCTGATGGGCCCTAGTGCACAGGGAG AGGAGGAGCTTCGTCTGACGCCCATTGACATCCTTCAGATTTCTGGGGACATTTCGGGTTCTGGTGACTTGGGCTCTGGAGACTTACTTGATGACAAAGCTTCCGGTTCTGGAGAGCCTTTGGGCTCTGGAGGTTCTGGGGCCTCTGGTGACATATCAGGGTCTGTGGACTCAGAGGACCTTGGTTCTGGAGACTCTGGGCTTTCTGGTTCAGGCATAATATTGATCTCAGGTGGAG AGGAGGAGCTCCACGTGACGCTTGAAACCATTCCACACGAGGCCTCTGGGGATTTTGAGGAGTCTGGAATCTCTTGGGTGTCTGGAGCTTCAGGGTTACCTGAAGTGTCAGGGGAGCCCTCAGCCTCTGGGGTTCTTGATGTTTCTGAAGAGCCTGTGGTATCTGGGGTACTTGAGATATCAGGAGAGCCTGGGGCCTCTGGAGTACCTGAGGTGTCAGGAGAGTCTGGGGCCTCTGGGGTAACTGAGTTGTCAGGAGAACCTGGGATCTCTGGGGTACCTGAGATATCAGGTGAACCTGGGGTTCCAGAGATTTCAGGAGAGCCTGGGGCCTCTGGGGTACCTGAAATATCAGGAGAGTCTGGGATCTCTGGGGTGCCTGAGGCGTCCGGAGAGTCTGGGATCTCTGGGGTACCTGAGGTGTCTGGAGAATCCAGGACCTTTACAATGATTGAGGTGTCCGGAGAATCCGGGACTTCTGGGGTGCCTGAGGTGTCTGGAGAATCCGGGATGTCTGGGATGCCTGAGGTGTCTGGAGAATCCGGGACCTCTGGGATGCCTGAGATGTCCGGAGAGTCCGGGACCTCTGGGATGCCTGAGGTGTCTGGAGAGCCTGTGATTTCTGGGGTACCTGAGGAGTCTGGGGAGCCTGTGATTTCTGGGGTACCTGAGGAGTCTGGGGAGCCTGTGATCTCTGGGTTGCCTGAGGTGTCTGGTGAGCCTGTGATCTCCGGTGTACCTGAGGAGTCTGGGGAGCCTGTGATCTCCGGTGTACCTGAGGAGTCTGGGGAGCCTGTGATCTCCGGTGTACCTGAGGAGTCTGGTGAGCCTGAGATCTCTCTGCTGCCTGTGGTCCCTGAAAAGCCTGGACCCTTTGATGAGTTTGAAGAGTCTAAGGTCCCCGAAGAGGCTAAACGGCCTGATGACACTTTGGAGTCAGGAGAGTCTGGGATCCCAGAAGAATCTGGGGTGACTGAAGCCCCAGTCGTCACCACTGAAATATTAATACCTGACTTAGATGAAG AGGAGGAGATACTCCTAACTACCCCGACCACTCCCTTGGAGGGGACTGGGGGTGATATAGGGTCAGGGATACCTGATATTGACAGAGATATTGACACAGATGTAACAG GTATGGGTACCTGTATGCTCTGCACCTGCCTGGTCGGATCTGTGTACTGTGATGACCTCAGGCTGGACCGTGTTCCTCCCCTTTCCAAAGAAACCACTCATTTCTATGCCCGCTACAACAAAATTGCTAGGATCAGCAAGTCTGACTTCGCCAACCTGA ATAAATTAAAGAGGATCGATCTGACTAGCAACGGGATTTCCAGAATTGATGATGATGCTTTCTTTGGCCTTCCTGCTCTGCAGGAATTGATATTACGAGAGAATAGTATTAGACAACTTCCTGCTCTGCCACCCTTCATGACCCTTATTGATGCCTCTCACAACCAGCTAGGCAGCACCGGCATTCAGAGAGAAGCTTTCAAG GACATGCCCGGGCTACTTTACCTTTACTTGACAGACAACAACATAGACCACATCCCAGTGCCCTTGCCTGACAGTCTGCGCTCTCTGCACCTACAG aataacAATATCCAGATGATGCACGAGGACACCTTCTGCAATCCGCATGACTTGAATTACATCCGCAACGCTCTTGAGGACGTTCGCCTGGACGGTAATCCCATCAACCTCAGCAGAACCCCACAAGCCTACATATGTTTGCCACGTATCCCCGTTGGTGCCCTTATTTAA
- the epyc gene encoding epiphycan isoform X2: protein MVTLRLMWGLLVLCVVAASPRRYARQAELDKYDNNNVDLDLNPDGDDSYDYYDGIDEPQIEIGTLSPDEDIDPSHHASLEEEEEEVEHEERRTVEGREDKEIPIKPQLIPSGSGESGTLMGPSAQGGMGTCMLCTCLVGSVYCDDLRLDRVPPLSKETTHFYARYNKIARISKSDFANLNKLKRIDLTSNGISRIDDDAFFGLPALQELILRENSIRQLPALPPFMTLIDASHNQLGSTGIQREAFKDMPGLLYLYLTDNNIDHIPVPLPDSLRSLHLQNNNIQMMHEDTFCNPHDLNYIRNALEDVRLDGNPINLSRTPQAYICLPRIPVGALI from the exons ATGGTAACGCTGAGGTTGATGTGGGGACTCCTGGTCCTGTGTGTGGTGGCAGCCTCTCCCCGCCGATACGCCAGACAAGCAGAACTAGATAAATATGACAACAACAATGTGGATTTAGACCTGAATCCGGATGGCGATGATTCCTATGACTATTACGATGGAATTGATGAACCGCAG ATAGAGATTGGCACCTTGAGCCCTGATGAGGATATTGATCCTTCACATCATGCCTCActggaggaggaagaagaggaggtGGAGCATGAAGAACGGAGGACAGTTGAGGGGAGAGAAGACAAGGAAATACCCATAAAGCCTCAGCTTATTCCATCAGGGTCTGGGGAGTCAGGGACTCTGATGGGCCCTAGTGCACAGGGAG GTATGGGTACCTGTATGCTCTGCACCTGCCTGGTCGGATCTGTGTACTGTGATGACCTCAGGCTGGACCGTGTTCCTCCCCTTTCCAAAGAAACCACTCATTTCTATGCCCGCTACAACAAAATTGCTAGGATCAGCAAGTCTGACTTCGCCAACCTGA ATAAATTAAAGAGGATCGATCTGACTAGCAACGGGATTTCCAGAATTGATGATGATGCTTTCTTTGGCCTTCCTGCTCTGCAGGAATTGATATTACGAGAGAATAGTATTAGACAACTTCCTGCTCTGCCACCCTTCATGACCCTTATTGATGCCTCTCACAACCAGCTAGGCAGCACCGGCATTCAGAGAGAAGCTTTCAAG GACATGCCCGGGCTACTTTACCTTTACTTGACAGACAACAACATAGACCACATCCCAGTGCCCTTGCCTGACAGTCTGCGCTCTCTGCACCTACAG aataacAATATCCAGATGATGCACGAGGACACCTTCTGCAATCCGCATGACTTGAATTACATCCGCAACGCTCTTGAGGACGTTCGCCTGGACGGTAATCCCATCAACCTCAGCAGAACCCCACAAGCCTACATATGTTTGCCACGTATCCCCGTTGGTGCCCTTATTTAA
- the si:dkeyp-38g8.5 gene encoding SAFB-like transcription modulator, translated as MTSDNVKMTESTSGPILTHITIQKGHSLPPLHQCTTCCSGFHCPFCSESVFKSTRNDKLKLHMTRHFNRAVFHEGFSIHRCGFDCRPALHYHCPYCQTTVLRRNDFESHLIVCKEAHPESALRLCTSAMSSALDDSKTTDASMDHELYTVQSPSEDIKDGPDHAEFIYKMSNEEFVRFVKLRVTNDSLFTGKRNSSTLAYRAILKELGLQREISASQARRKWENLKMKYKELKNPPPGVSVNPTNWPWFSLMDDAMEGRLAGSEVTLDTSTVGDDSEYRPNNTTRRRSKRAREPDRSEIELFVEEDDMMSEEMGRDRAELDRDRDEMEHERAILESDKAAIEYERMVLEREKMVLDRERAGVERELAALDRDRASLEREKAAVERDRASVEYIRAQLEKERAILDRERAKLERERAILEQQRGTEKGEQTANLNDNTEGTDTSIPLVMEPASLERRQKFLNLFEKLIENF; from the exons acACACATAACGATTCAGAAAGGCCACTCACTGCCTCCCTTACATCAATGCACGACGTGCTGCAGTGGTTTCCACTGCCCCTTTTGCTCTGAGAGTGTATTTAAATCGACCAgaaatgacaaattaaaacTGCACATGACAAGACATTTTAACAGGGCAGTTTTCCACGAGG GTTTCTCCATTCACAGATGTGGATTTGACTGTCGACCAGCACTACATTATCACTGCCCCTACTGCCAAACTACAGTTTTACGAAGAAACGATTTTGAAAGTCATTTAATTGTTTGTAAAGAAGCACACCCTGAAAG TGCCCTTCGCTTGTGCACTAGCGCCATGAGTAGCGCACTTGATGACTCAAAGACAACAGACGCAAGTATGGACCACGAACTTTACACTGTACAGAGTCCCTCTGAGGACATTAAGGATGGCCCTGATCATGCAGAATTCATTTATAAGA TGTCAAATGAAGAGTTTGTTAGATTCGTGAAGTTGCGAGTGACCAACGACTCACTTTTCACTGGAAAGAGAAATTCTTCAACTCTGGCTTACAG GGCCATCTTGAAAGAGCTGGGTCTGCAAAGGGAAATTTCTGCCAGCCAGGCCAGGAGGAAATGGGAAAATCTTAAGATGAAGTATAAG GAACTGAAAAATCCCCCACCTGGCGTCTCAGTGAACCCCACAAACTGGCCGTGGTTCTCCCTCATGGACGACGCCATGGAAGGTAGACTCGCAGGAAGTGAAGTCACACTAGACACGTCTACAGTGGGCGACGACAGCGAATATCGGCCGAACAACACCACGCGCAGAAGGAGCAAAAGAGCGCGAGAGCCGGACAGAAGCGAGATCGAGCTGTTCGTCGAAGAGGATGACATGATGTCCGAAGAGATGGGACGAGACAGGGCCGAGCTGGACAGGGACAGAGATGAGATGGAGCACGAAAGAGCCATCCTAGAGAGCGACAAAGCTGCTATTGAATACGAGAGAATGGTCCTGGAGCGGGAAAAAATGGTTTTAGATAGAGAAAGAGCAGGGGTGGAACGAGAACTCGCAGCATTGGACCGAGACAGAGCCTCTCTGGAGAGAGAAAAGGCCGCTGTGGAAAGAGACAGGGCCTCTGTGGAGTACATCCGAGCTCAGCTGGAAAAGGAAAGAGCAATTCTTGACAGAGAAAGGGCTAAGCTTGAACGAGAGCGTGCCATCCTAGAGCAGCAGCGGGGGACGGAGAAAGGAGAGCAGACGGCTAATCTAAACGATAATACAGAAGGAACTGATACCTCAATTCCCTTAGTGATGGAACCGGCATCCTTAGAAAGGAGGCAGAAATTCCTCAACCTGTTTGAAAAGCTCATCGAGAACTTCTAA